TGCGACTGGGCGGGTCGGTCGTCGTGACCGGCGGCGGCGCGCGCTGGAGCGTGCGTGCGGTCGAGGACGCGGACGCGTCCGCCGATCACGTCGGAGGCCGGCTCCTCCTCACCTCGGAGCGCGCGCGGGCGTTGGGGCTCGCCGTTCACGGGCAGGGCGCGATCGCCCTTTCGATCGGTCCGACCTGGTCGGCGGACGACCTGCGCGCCCTGGCCGATCCTCTCTCGGGCCGTGTCCCGCTCGTTCCCGACGGTGACGCCGTCGGCGCCGATGCCGTCCAGAGCGCGGCGATCGCGCTGGTCAAGATGGCCCGGCGCCTGCCCGCGGCGATCGTCACGCCGGTGTCCGACCAGGCCGATGACCGGCTGCAGGTCACGGCCGAGGCCGTCGCCGCCCACCCGAGGCTGGCGGGCCGCAGCCTGAAGCCGGTCGTCGAGGCACGCGTGCCGCTCGCCGAGGCGCCGGAGACGCGCGTGATCATCTTCCGCCCCGCCGATGGCGGCGCCGAGCAGATGGCGATCGTGGTCGGCCGGCCGCGGCCGGACGAGCCTGTCCTTTGCCGCCTCCATTCCGAATGCTTTACCGGCGACGTGCTCGGCTCGATGCGTTGCGACTGCGGCGAGCAGTTGCAGGGCGCCTTGCGGCGCATGACCACGGAGGGCGCCGGCGTTCTTCTCTACCTCGCGCAGGAGGGGCGGAACATCGGCCTTGCCAACAAGCTGCGCGCCTACCGGCTCCAGGACCAGGGGATGGACACGGTCGACGCCAACCTCCACCTCGGGTTCCGGTCGGACGAGCGGCTGTGGCACGGCGCGGCGCGCATGCTCGAGCATCTGGGCATCGGTCGTGTCCGGCTGCTGACCAACAATCCGGACAAGGTCAAGGACATGCGCGCGCACGGCGTCGATGTCGTCGAACGCGTGCCGCACGCTTTCGCGGCCAACGACCACAACCGCGCCTATCTCCGCACCAAGGCGCTCAAGAGCGGCCACGCGCTGTACGACGTGATCGATCTCATCAGCAAGCCGGACCAGAAGGCCATCTGAGCGACGCCATCATGCCGACCGAGCCTCTATTTCAGGACGATTCCTACAGCCAGGACTGCACGGCCGCCGTGCTGAATATCGTGGACGAGGGCATCGTCCTCGATCGCACGGTCGCCTACGCCGCCGGCGGCGGCCAGCCCGGCGATCGGGGCACGCTCTTGATCGACGGCCGCGTCATACCCTTCACCGGCACCATCAAAGGAGCGGAGCCGGGCAGCATCGTGCACGTCCTCGATCCCGGCGTGACGGACGCCTTCGCAGCCGGGGCGGAGGTCACTATCGCGATCGACTGGCCACGGCGCTATCGGCTGATGCGCATGCACACGGCCTTGCATCTGCTCTGCGCTGCGGTGCCGGGCGCGGTCACGGGCGGCCAGATCGGCGACGGGAAGGGCCGGCTCGATTTCGACCTCGCCGAGGGCGCGCTCGACAAGGACGCGCTGGCGGCGACGTTGAACGAATGGGTCCGGGCCGATCATCCGGTGACGACGTCGTGGATCGACGACGCCGAGTTCGACAACCGCCCGGACTTGGTGCGCACGCTCTCGGTGCGGCCGCCGCGCGGCTCCGGCCGGGTCCGCCTCGTCGAGATCCGGAGCGTCGATCTCCAGGCCTGCGGCGGCACGCATGTCCGCTCGACGGCCGAAGTGGGCGCGCTCGCCATCGCCAAGATCGAGAACAAGGGCAAGCGCAACCGACGCGTCAACCTGGCCTTCGCCGAGGGTTAGGTGACGCGAAAGCGGT
Above is a genomic segment from Geminicoccaceae bacterium SCSIO 64248 containing:
- a CDS encoding alanyl-tRNA editing protein, with translation MPTEPLFQDDSYSQDCTAAVLNIVDEGIVLDRTVAYAAGGGQPGDRGTLLIDGRVIPFTGTIKGAEPGSIVHVLDPGVTDAFAAGAEVTIAIDWPRRYRLMRMHTALHLLCAAVPGAVTGGQIGDGKGRLDFDLAEGALDKDALAATLNEWVRADHPVTTSWIDDAEFDNRPDLVRTLSVRPPRGSGRVRLVEIRSVDLQACGGTHVRSTAEVGALAIAKIENKGKRNRRVNLAFAEG
- the ribA gene encoding GTP cyclohydrolase II, translating into MTPFRGTSPVQPLQELGRAIAELRLGGSVVVTGGGARWSVRAVEDADASADHVGGRLLLTSERARALGLAVHGQGAIALSIGPTWSADDLRALADPLSGRVPLVPDGDAVGADAVQSAAIALVKMARRLPAAIVTPVSDQADDRLQVTAEAVAAHPRLAGRSLKPVVEARVPLAEAPETRVIIFRPADGGAEQMAIVVGRPRPDEPVLCRLHSECFTGDVLGSMRCDCGEQLQGALRRMTTEGAGVLLYLAQEGRNIGLANKLRAYRLQDQGMDTVDANLHLGFRSDERLWHGAARMLEHLGIGRVRLLTNNPDKVKDMRAHGVDVVERVPHAFAANDHNRAYLRTKALKSGHALYDVIDLISKPDQKAI